In Oryza brachyantha chromosome 2, ObraRS2, whole genome shotgun sequence, a single window of DNA contains:
- the LOC102715185 gene encoding soluble inorganic pyrophosphatase 6, chloroplastic, whose protein sequence is MATAATASATAATRFTRLAGVGLRNARLPTAVRFQRRVLTTTALLRTAELRPKEQGLPETLDYRVFLVDGGGRKVSPWHDVPLRAGDGVFHFVVEIPKESSAKMEVATDESFTPIKQDTKKGNLRYYPYNINWNYGLFPQTWEDPTFANTDVEGALGDNDPVDVVEIGERRANIGDVLKVKPLAALAMIDEGELDWKIVAISLDDPKASLVNDVDDVEKHFPGTLTAIRDWFRDYKIPDGKPANRFGLGNKPTSKEYALKVIQETNESWEKLVKRNIPAGELSLA, encoded by the exons atggcgacggcggccacggcgtcCGCTACGGCAGCCACCCGCTTCACGCGGCTGGCGGGAGTCGGGCTACGGAACGCCCGCCTCCCCACCGCGGTCCGTTTCCAGCGCCGGGTgctcaccaccaccgcgcTCCTCAGGACCGCCGAGCTCCGGCCCAAGGAGCAGGGCCTGCCAGAGACGCTCGACTACCGCGTGTTCCTCGTCGACGGCGGGGGGCGCAAGGTGTCGCCGTGGCACGACGTGCCGctgcgcgccggcgacggggtgTTCCACTTCGTCGTGGAGATTCCCAAGGAGAGCAGCGCCAAGATGGAGGTCGCCACCGACGAGTCCTTCACGCCCATCAAGCAGGACACGAAGAAGGGCAACCTCCGATACTACCC GTACAACATTAATTGGAATTATGGATTATTTCCCCAAACATGGGAGGACCCAACTTTTGCAAACACCGATGTTGAAGGAGCACTTGGGGATAATGATCCTG TTGATGTTGTTGAGATTGGTGAAAGACGTGCTAACATTGGAGATGTTCTTAAGGTGAAACCCTTGGCAGCTTTAGCAATGATTGACGAGGGGGAGCTTGATTGGAAAATTGTGGCCATTTCTTTGGATGATCCTAAAGCATCTCTTGTGAATGATGTGGATGATGTTGAGAAGCATTTCCCG GGTACATTGACTGCCATCAGAGATTGGTTCAGAGACTACAAGATACCGGACGGTAAGCCTGCAAACAGATTCGGTCTAGGCAACAAACCGACAAGCAAG GAATATGCTCTGAAGGTCATACAAGAAACCAACGAATCATGGGAGAAATTGGTGAAGAGGAATATCCCTGCCGGAGAGCTCTCACTAGCCTAA